The Victivallaceae bacterium genome contains a region encoding:
- a CDS encoding ABC transporter ATP-binding protein: protein MLPILQLVNISKSFPEHPLGPILSEVNLEIFSGITTAITGNSGNGKSTLLQIAGLLDLPDSGKILFQGKPVASRKKFLIRNRYFGFIFQNFLLIEDETVLSNVLMPALIARQDLSKGSFIFKRGLYLLERVGISAGLHKMPARFLSGGEKQRVALARALINSPLVVFADEPSGNLDAHNSSIVHELLLQISRKEKVALILVTHNFNFADSCDVKFNLNNGKLS from the coding sequence ATGCTACCGATTCTGCAACTTGTCAATATTAGCAAAAGTTTTCCGGAACATCCTTTAGGACCGATTCTTAGTGAGGTTAATTTAGAAATATTTTCCGGTATTACTACGGCTATTACCGGTAATTCCGGTAATGGTAAAAGTACTTTATTACAAATAGCGGGTCTTTTGGATCTTCCGGATTCCGGAAAAATTTTATTTCAAGGCAAACCGGTAGCTTCGAGAAAAAAATTTTTAATCCGAAATCGATATTTCGGGTTTATTTTTCAAAACTTTCTTCTCATCGAAGATGAAACCGTGTTAAGTAATGTACTTATGCCTGCCTTGATAGCCCGTCAAGATCTTTCGAAGGGATCGTTTATTTTTAAAAGAGGTCTTTATTTGTTGGAACGAGTCGGTATTTCTGCAGGATTGCATAAAATGCCTGCACGATTTTTGTCCGGAGGGGAAAAACAACGGGTAGCCTTAGCACGAGCACTTATTAATTCGCCTCTCGTCGTTTTTGCTGATGAACCTTCAGGAAACCTCGATGCACATAATTCATCGATCGTTCATGAACTTCTTCTTCAAATTTCACGTAAAGAGAAGGTCGCATTGATCTTGGTTACTCATAATTTCAATTTTGCCGACTCCTGTGATGTAAAATTTAATTTAAACAACGGAAAATTAAGTTAA
- a CDS encoding FtsX-like permease family protein: protein MRFECFLVLKYFFPRKRRFFSSFLSLLAMSMIALVFWLTTVFLSVMGGLEERWVHDFSRVIPHIKLVPSQKYFGSYYYRIDEHASDSGFSSKTLGEKFASPRTDPYDRLNDDPLPDNFPYPEISDDGSLRDYVKETWNGLALLSEKHGWFVKEYEEGVGCLKFDLPEEDGVRRIEQFSRILNARGSKMSSLLMQGARLNKNSDGEEIVILPEHFRSEGVSEGVFGFLNFYSMGDEGLEEQSLAVRVSGFYKPGISPIGAKTVFASSSVLDCMRHTESLPYSMNCLEIVLTDLKQIDKSRSLITSFLETTGLSDYWTVESFYDSPQFKPIFDQLRSDRTIFLIVAVILLLVACSNVIGMLVLLVNDKKKEIGILRALGASPGSLSCIFGICGAVIGLFGSLFGGILAFVTVRNLDSIITIFNVLQGRQSFNKAIFGDFTPDRIDFKVLIVLGITTVIMAGISGVFPARKVSRMNISEILKSD from the coding sequence GTGCGTTTTGAATGTTTTTTAGTATTAAAGTATTTTTTCCCTAGAAAGCGTCGTTTTTTTTCTTCTTTTCTATCGCTATTAGCCATGAGCATGATAGCGTTGGTTTTTTGGTTGACGACGGTTTTTCTTAGTGTTATGGGGGGATTGGAGGAGCGCTGGGTTCATGATTTTTCAAGAGTTATCCCACACATCAAATTAGTTCCTTCTCAGAAGTATTTCGGTTCTTATTATTATAGAATAGATGAGCATGCCTCGGATTCCGGCTTTTCCTCTAAAACTTTAGGGGAAAAATTTGCTTCTCCCCGCACCGATCCTTATGATAGATTGAATGACGATCCTTTACCGGATAATTTTCCTTATCCTGAAATATCTGACGACGGTTCCTTAAGGGATTACGTCAAGGAGACATGGAACGGATTGGCTCTTTTGTCCGAAAAGCACGGTTGGTTTGTCAAAGAGTACGAGGAGGGTGTTGGATGCTTGAAATTCGATTTACCTGAAGAAGATGGTGTTCGCCGTATCGAACAATTTTCCCGTATTCTTAATGCGAGAGGATCGAAGATGTCGAGTCTTCTTATGCAAGGAGCTCGATTAAATAAAAATTCAGACGGAGAAGAAATTGTTATTTTACCGGAACATTTTCGTTCTGAAGGTGTCTCTGAAGGCGTTTTTGGATTTTTAAACTTTTACTCTATGGGTGACGAAGGCCTTGAAGAACAAAGTCTAGCTGTTCGCGTTTCTGGGTTTTATAAACCGGGAATTTCTCCGATCGGAGCTAAAACCGTTTTTGCTTCATCTTCCGTTTTGGATTGTATGCGTCATACGGAGTCGCTTCCTTATTCTATGAACTGTTTGGAAATTGTTTTAACGGACCTGAAGCAAATCGACAAATCTCGCTCGTTAATTACGTCATTTTTAGAAACAACGGGGCTTTCCGATTATTGGACGGTCGAATCGTTCTATGACTCTCCTCAGTTTAAACCCATTTTCGATCAACTACGAAGTGATAGAACGATTTTCCTCATTGTGGCCGTTATTTTATTACTGGTAGCTTGTTCCAACGTAATCGGGATGTTAGTTTTATTGGTTAATGATAAGAAAAAAGAGATCGGTATTTTGAGAGCGTTAGGAGCTTCCCCAGGGAGTCTGTCATGTATTTTCGGTATATGCGGCGCTGTTATCGGTCTTTTCGGTTCGTTATTTGGAGGTATTTTAGCTTTTGTAACGGTCAGGAATTTAGATTCCATAATAACGATTTTTAATGTCTTACAGGGGAGACAATCGTTTAATAAAGCCATTTTCGGTGATTTTACGCCCGATAGAATCGATTTTAAGGTTTTAATCGTTTTAGGAATAACTACGGTTATAATGGCTGGAATTTCCGGTGTTTTCCCTGCTCGAAAAGTTTCCCGGATGAATATTTCCGAAATTTTAAAGAGTGATTGA
- the rpmG gene encoding 50S ribosomal protein L33 gives MASKHREIIKLKSSESTDIYWTVKNKRKTTGRLELKKYDKKLRRHVNFKEAK, from the coding sequence ATGGCAAGTAAACACAGAGAAATTATTAAACTTAAAAGTTCCGAGAGTACCGATATTTATTGGACCGTTAAAAATAAAAGAAAAACGACGGGTCGTCTGGAGCTTAAAAAGTATGATAAAAAGTTAAGACGTCATGTGAACTTTAAGGAAGCTAAATAG
- a CDS encoding MazG nucleotide pyrophosphohydrolase domain-containing protein, whose translation MKKQNVIRTLLLVSLSVGMLKPVVLCGTSSGKSLKRKSKNEYFVQKKVSYKQLEALINMLYAIIQERKSHWSNAQTVTSILSCLIDECREMEESLQNRDYKKAEEEFGDILGMTLQLGLIAERDRLFDINKSAENQINKTHRRAPYIFDAELAKQVSNLTEAIEIWYTTKRKEREG comes from the coding sequence ATGAAAAAACAAAATGTCATTCGTACTTTATTATTGGTTTCCCTATCCGTAGGTATGCTCAAACCGGTTGTACTATGCGGTACAAGCTCTGGAAAGAGCTTAAAAAGAAAATCGAAAAACGAATACTTCGTACAAAAAAAAGTTTCCTACAAACAACTCGAAGCATTGATCAACATGTTATACGCTATAATTCAAGAACGCAAATCGCATTGGTCCAACGCTCAAACGGTCACATCGATCTTATCTTGCTTAATAGATGAGTGTCGAGAGATGGAAGAATCGCTGCAAAATCGAGATTATAAAAAAGCCGAAGAAGAATTCGGAGATATTTTAGGTATGACGCTCCAATTGGGACTGATTGCCGAAAGAGACCGATTATTCGATATTAATAAATCAGCCGAAAACCAAATCAATAAAACACATAGAAGAGCACCTTATATTTTCGATGCTGAGTTAGCTAAACAAGTATCCAACCTCACGGAGGCTATTGAAATCTGGTATACTACCAAAAGAAAAGAGCGAGAGGGTTAA
- a CDS encoding bifunctional 5,10-methylenetetrahydrofolate dehydrogenase/5,10-methenyltetrahydrofolate cyclohydrolase: MTILNGTAVAEEIFSELKNRIKNASRKPGLAVILVGNNPASQIYVKTKSKKAMELGMEFYLIHLPDNSTKMLIIQEILKLNVNPEIDGILLQLPLPQHLNPEEIIESVDPFKDVDGLHPINLGKLLAGYKDGFTPCTPLGVIRLMTAYNISPQGKHVVILGRSNIVGKPLAALLMQKNSNANATVTLVHSRSKNIKDHLKQADILVAAIGSPLFIKQNMIKEKSVIIDVGINRLDAPWTEKGYQIVGDTDFNNLVSKCSAISPVPKGVGPLTIAMLMENTWLSYSKKSLCS; encoded by the coding sequence ATGACAATCCTTAACGGAACAGCCGTTGCCGAAGAAATTTTTTCCGAATTAAAAAACCGAATTAAAAATGCATCCCGTAAACCCGGGCTTGCGGTTATCTTAGTCGGAAATAATCCTGCCTCACAAATTTACGTCAAAACCAAATCCAAAAAAGCGATGGAGTTAGGCATGGAATTTTATCTCATTCATTTACCTGACAATTCCACAAAAATGCTTATAATCCAGGAAATACTGAAACTGAATGTAAATCCGGAAATCGACGGAATTTTGTTGCAGCTTCCGTTACCACAACACCTTAATCCCGAAGAAATAATAGAAAGCGTAGATCCTTTTAAGGATGTGGACGGTTTACATCCCATTAATTTAGGTAAACTTCTAGCCGGTTACAAAGATGGATTTACTCCCTGCACTCCTCTGGGAGTAATAAGATTAATGACAGCCTATAACATATCACCTCAAGGGAAACATGTCGTTATTTTAGGTAGGAGCAATATTGTCGGAAAACCCCTGGCTGCCCTGTTAATGCAGAAAAACAGTAATGCAAATGCAACAGTAACTCTTGTACACAGTAGATCGAAAAACATCAAAGACCATTTAAAGCAAGCCGACATCCTCGTAGCAGCCATAGGTTCTCCTTTGTTCATTAAACAAAATATGATCAAAGAAAAATCCGTGATTATCGATGTCGGTATTAATCGTTTGGATGCTCCTTGGACGGAGAAGGGTTATCAAATCGTAGGCGATACCGATTTCAATAACCTCGTATCCAAATGCTCCGCTATATCACCCGTTCCTAAAGGAGTAGGTCCCTTAACTATTGCAATGTTGATGGAAAATACATGGTTAAGTTATTCAAAAAAATCTCTTTGCTCATAG
- a CDS encoding FAD:protein FMN transferase: protein MVKLFKKISLLIVVLFISGCTKKSFLIYEGVAMTIPYKIIIGDLIDKKSGQLISKKINETFSITDRIFNNWNPNSEISFINQASENLELSISLTLFEFLEEVETVFLLTKGLFDPTILPLKDLWLSKLKEGSVPSEEEVQMYKEAVGFEKIRLNKQNLTITKSNSNTRIDLCGIAKGHTVDLLIKTLKDNRICNAYVEWGGEIKTIGKHPIGRYWQVIPIKTLNTPIEINSCAIASSGNYEQEWTVENKTYTHIIHPKTGCPLEINEKSVQATTVLHEKCLYADAMATTLMLFPSKEESQLWAECQGLTTYIKGGDS, encoded by the coding sequence ATGGTTAAGTTATTCAAAAAAATCTCTTTGCTCATAGTCGTGCTATTCATTTCGGGTTGTACAAAAAAATCTTTTCTTATCTATGAAGGCGTTGCTATGACAATACCTTATAAAATTATTATAGGCGATCTCATTGATAAAAAATCCGGACAACTTATTTCAAAAAAAATCAATGAAACCTTTTCGATTACGGATAGAATATTTAACAACTGGAACCCAAATTCAGAAATTTCATTTATCAATCAAGCTTCCGAAAACCTAGAACTCTCGATTTCATTAACTCTTTTCGAATTTCTGGAAGAAGTTGAAACCGTTTTTCTTCTCACTAAAGGATTATTCGATCCTACTATTTTGCCTTTAAAAGATTTATGGTTATCCAAACTAAAAGAAGGATCCGTTCCTTCCGAAGAAGAAGTACAAATGTATAAAGAGGCGGTTGGATTCGAAAAAATTCGATTAAACAAACAAAACCTTACGATAACCAAAAGCAATTCGAATACTCGCATTGATCTTTGCGGCATAGCTAAAGGACATACGGTCGATCTCTTAATTAAAACTTTAAAAGATAACCGTATTTGCAACGCTTATGTAGAATGGGGAGGAGAAATAAAAACCATCGGTAAGCATCCTATCGGAAGATATTGGCAAGTCATTCCGATTAAAACCTTAAATACCCCTATTGAAATCAACTCATGTGCCATAGCATCAAGCGGAAACTACGAACAGGAATGGACAGTGGAAAACAAGACGTACACTCATATTATTCATCCAAAAACCGGATGCCCTCTCGAAATTAATGAAAAATCCGTTCAAGCTACCACGGTTTTACACGAAAAATGCCTATACGCAGACGCTATGGCCACAACGCTAATGCTCTTTCCATCAAAAGAAGAATCGCAGCTGTGGGCAGAATGTCAAGGACTAACCACTTATATCAAAGGCGGTGATTCTTAA
- the smpB gene encoding SsrA-binding protein SmpB, whose amino-acid sequence MMSHKEKEIVSNRRAVYNYEILETYEAGIVLLGTEIKSLRDHGGSLSEAYVSIMGNELWLVGANIAHYRFGNINNHIEKRNRKLLMHRKEIIKLGKFIQQKGFTIIPLGFFLKNGMVKVKIGSAKGKKLHDKRQTVIEREKKREMALRLKNHRL is encoded by the coding sequence ATGATGTCACATAAAGAAAAAGAAATAGTATCAAATAGAAGAGCCGTTTACAACTATGAAATTTTAGAGACATATGAGGCGGGTATTGTTTTATTAGGTACTGAAATTAAGTCTTTAAGAGATCACGGGGGCAGTTTATCCGAAGCTTATGTTTCGATTATGGGTAACGAACTTTGGTTGGTAGGTGCTAATATTGCCCATTATCGTTTCGGAAATATTAATAACCATATCGAAAAACGAAATCGAAAATTACTTATGCATCGTAAGGAAATAATAAAACTAGGAAAGTTTATTCAGCAAAAAGGATTTACGATTATCCCTCTAGGGTTTTTTTTGAAAAACGGAATGGTTAAGGTTAAAATCGGTAGTGCCAAAGGTAAAAAGCTGCATGATAAGAGACAAACCGTTATCGAAAGAGAAAAGAAAAGAGAAATGGCATTGCGTCTTAAGAATCACCGCCTTTGA
- the dnaN gene encoding DNA polymerase III subunit beta, with protein sequence MKFIVSRNELSNLIRKIQNVVPTNAPIPILSNVLIEASSEELVFTATDLTVGTRCVTKAKIYETGSLSIPSKRFFQLVRELTDSNIEVSASDNEMVEISSGSSRFRLHSMEKEDFPSLPDMENAVRFSLPSEKLKEMLQRTSFAVSKEDSRYVLTGVLLRIENGEAIFVGTDGKRLAKTDISIDIEKEFTGEYIIPIKAVEEITKMFGEDPKATIFLTEDKIAVESDRTLLITKLLSGSFPDFLSVITTQSNVTLDLHREELMTLLKQVALFTNDLSHSVKFTFTTGELILTANCSKFGEGKVSMPVNYEGGKLEIAFNPFFFLDILKHSKDQSVKLGISDSYNPGVITDSTRSLFIIMPMRLHDD encoded by the coding sequence ATGAAATTTATCGTTTCTCGAAATGAGCTTAGTAATCTTATAAGAAAAATTCAGAATGTAGTTCCTACAAACGCACCTATCCCTATATTATCCAATGTTTTAATAGAAGCTTCAAGTGAAGAGCTGGTTTTTACTGCCACGGATTTAACCGTAGGAACCCGCTGCGTAACGAAAGCAAAGATTTATGAAACCGGTAGTCTTTCCATCCCCTCCAAGCGTTTTTTTCAATTAGTAAGAGAATTGACGGATTCGAACATTGAAGTTTCAGCTTCGGATAACGAGATGGTCGAGATTTCTTCAGGCTCGTCTCGTTTTCGCCTTCATAGTATGGAAAAAGAAGATTTCCCTTCATTGCCGGATATGGAAAATGCCGTCAGATTCTCTCTTCCGTCCGAAAAACTTAAAGAAATGCTACAACGAACTTCGTTTGCAGTTTCTAAAGAAGACAGTCGTTACGTACTTACCGGCGTTCTCTTGAGAATAGAGAACGGTGAAGCTATTTTCGTAGGCACTGACGGTAAACGTTTAGCTAAAACGGATATCAGCATAGATATAGAGAAAGAATTCACTGGTGAGTACATTATCCCTATCAAAGCCGTTGAGGAAATCACAAAAATGTTCGGTGAGGATCCTAAGGCAACGATCTTCCTCACTGAGGATAAGATAGCTGTCGAGTCTGATCGCACTCTTCTGATTACCAAACTTCTTTCAGGCAGTTTTCCTGATTTTCTTTCTGTTATTACTACTCAAAGCAACGTTACCTTAGATCTACACCGTGAAGAATTAATGACCCTTTTAAAACAGGTTGCTCTTTTTACCAATGATCTATCTCATTCAGTCAAATTTACTTTTACTACCGGTGAATTAATCCTCACGGCCAATTGCTCAAAATTTGGCGAAGGTAAAGTCAGTATGCCCGTTAATTATGAGGGCGGTAAGTTGGAAATAGCTTTCAATCCGTTCTTCTTTCTGGATATCTTGAAGCATAGCAAAGATCAATCCGTTAAGCTGGGGATATCGGACTCCTATAATCCGGGAGTCATTACGGATTCTACAAGAAGTCTTTTTATCATAATGCCGATGCGATTGCATGACGATTAG
- a CDS encoding site-2 protease family protein, which translates to MTIIYFFLAALALGILILIHELGHFIAAKKVGMSVESFSIGFGPAIFSKKLRGVEWRIGIIPFGGYVRIAGMDTHRRKGKEDIDPYIIPSGFFSKSPFKRIIVLAAGPVANILLAFLVFGCVSLLGGRVKNFSEFTQVVGWINSDSNFYKKGLRAGDVVTSLDERDYNGTKDLIYATVSQKDRLNITGFRPGFGGYYEDKQVFDYWVTSNREGFQKVPFLGASYLIYDGSKLPEGSPMRSSGIQAGDQIVWVDGEFIFSLEALSVLLNSNYTLLTVERNKETFLIKQPRILAGDLMLPDYLKHDLMDWQYEAHIRGKWNVLWLIPYHMNINGYIEGSLESVNANRSNGGYQPLEIGDRIIAVDGFPISNGYDLLEKLQQRSVSIIVKRKNNFDIKSITEEDLEFINTFDFNEMKSIIKGIGLDGSVSEFGDYNLLRPVHPRTWDEFDLSLETREKLTRQKEEQQREILKIRNKTKRSRYLELWELSQKKALLGISLKDREVRYNPGVWGMVNGVFGESFRTLKALVTGNLSPKWLSGPVGIVQTLHYGWSLGITEALFWVGLISINLAVLNLLPIPALDGGYILMCLWEFISGKKLNLKLMERVLGPFVFLLILLFVFLTFQDLFRLFS; encoded by the coding sequence ATGACGATAATATATTTTTTTCTCGCCGCTTTAGCTTTAGGTATTCTTATTTTAATCCATGAGCTTGGGCATTTCATTGCGGCTAAAAAAGTCGGTATGTCCGTAGAAAGCTTCAGTATCGGTTTCGGGCCGGCAATTTTCAGTAAAAAATTACGAGGTGTTGAGTGGCGAATCGGTATTATTCCTTTTGGGGGATATGTTAGAATTGCCGGGATGGATACGCATAGAAGAAAGGGGAAGGAGGATATCGATCCTTATATAATTCCTTCAGGATTTTTCAGTAAATCTCCTTTCAAAAGAATTATTGTTCTTGCGGCAGGTCCTGTAGCGAATATTTTATTGGCTTTTTTAGTTTTCGGCTGTGTTTCACTATTGGGTGGTAGGGTTAAGAATTTTTCCGAATTTACCCAAGTAGTGGGTTGGATTAACTCGGATTCGAACTTTTATAAGAAAGGGTTAAGAGCAGGAGATGTTGTAACTTCTTTAGATGAAAGAGATTATAATGGAACGAAAGATTTGATTTACGCGACCGTTTCTCAAAAAGATCGTTTGAATATAACGGGATTCAGACCTGGATTCGGGGGGTATTATGAGGATAAACAAGTCTTTGATTATTGGGTTACTTCAAATCGAGAAGGGTTTCAAAAGGTGCCTTTTTTAGGTGCGTCTTATTTGATTTATGACGGAAGTAAGCTTCCTGAAGGGTCTCCTATGCGTTCATCAGGTATACAAGCTGGGGATCAAATCGTATGGGTAGACGGTGAATTTATTTTTTCCTTAGAAGCACTTTCCGTCTTATTAAACTCCAATTATACTTTGTTGACCGTAGAAAGAAATAAAGAAACCTTTCTTATCAAGCAGCCTCGGATTCTTGCCGGTGATTTGATGTTGCCGGATTACTTAAAACACGATCTGATGGACTGGCAATATGAAGCTCATATCAGAGGTAAGTGGAATGTCTTATGGTTAATTCCTTATCATATGAATATCAACGGTTATATTGAAGGATCTTTGGAGTCTGTAAATGCTAATCGGTCAAACGGAGGGTATCAGCCTTTAGAGATAGGAGATCGCATCATAGCGGTGGATGGCTTCCCTATATCGAACGGTTATGATCTTTTGGAAAAATTGCAGCAGCGTTCGGTTTCGATTATAGTCAAAAGAAAGAATAACTTTGATATTAAGTCCATAACGGAAGAAGACTTGGAGTTTATCAATACTTTTGATTTTAATGAGATGAAATCGATTATCAAAGGTATCGGCTTGGACGGATCCGTTTCTGAATTCGGAGATTATAATCTTTTACGTCCCGTTCATCCAAGAACGTGGGATGAATTTGACTTATCTCTTGAAACCAGAGAAAAATTAACCAGACAAAAAGAAGAGCAACAAAGAGAAATTTTAAAGATTCGAAATAAAACTAAACGTAGTCGATATTTAGAATTATGGGAGTTAAGTCAAAAAAAGGCTCTTTTAGGTATTTCATTAAAAGATCGGGAAGTTCGATATAATCCTGGTGTTTGGGGAATGGTTAACGGAGTATTCGGAGAAAGTTTCCGAACTTTGAAAGCTTTGGTGACTGGGAATTTGAGTCCTAAATGGTTATCAGGTCCCGTAGGAATCGTTCAAACTCTTCACTATGGATGGTCTTTAGGGATTACCGAGGCTTTATTTTGGGTGGGACTAATCAGTATTAATCTGGCAGTATTGAATTTACTGCCTATTCCTGCTTTAGATGGGGGATATATTTTGATGTGTCTGTGGGAATTCATATCCGGAAAGAAATTGAATTTGAAATTAATGGAAAGAGTTTTAGGGCCTTTTGTGTTTTTATTGATTCTTTTATTTGTTTTTCTAACTTTTCAAGACCTATTTCGGTTATTCTCCTAA
- the dxr gene encoding 1-deoxy-D-xylulose-5-phosphate reductoisomerase has protein sequence MKKLVILGSTGSIGTQTLSVVEHLKDDFQIVGLAAEGSNESLLEQQILCWKPLIVSVNRYEVFQRLRARFPNIEWVFGDQGIREVAVFDSADLVVLAVPGLAALSPCIAALRAKKNVALASKEVLVAAGEFVMSEATRNGVSLIPIDSEHSGIFQCLEQRDKKDVRRIVLTASGGPLYRMSMDELRSVSIEKVLKHPVWSMGKKVTVDSSTLVNKGLEIIEAYWLFGFDVSSIDAIVHPQSVIHGLIELIDGSVIAQMSKPSMIYPIQYALTWPKRSSGMFHVFDFLKHGTLEFFPLDDVKFPSIALAKEVLKLKKSFACCYNAANEILVQRFLNEEIGWIDISEKLCDIVISHKPHDISSIEDVIEVDRNVRQEAVTK, from the coding sequence ATGAAAAAATTAGTTATTTTAGGCTCAACGGGTAGTATTGGGACGCAAACGCTATCTGTTGTTGAGCATTTAAAAGATGATTTTCAAATAGTGGGATTAGCTGCCGAAGGGTCGAATGAGAGTTTATTAGAGCAGCAGATCTTGTGTTGGAAACCTCTAATAGTCTCTGTGAATCGTTATGAGGTGTTTCAACGATTACGCGCGCGATTCCCCAACATCGAGTGGGTTTTCGGTGATCAAGGAATCCGGGAAGTTGCCGTTTTTGATTCTGCGGATTTAGTAGTATTAGCAGTTCCCGGTTTGGCTGCATTATCTCCTTGCATCGCTGCCTTAAGGGCAAAAAAAAACGTGGCTTTGGCAAGTAAAGAAGTTTTGGTTGCCGCAGGAGAATTCGTTATGTCTGAAGCGACTCGAAACGGTGTCTCGTTAATACCTATAGATAGCGAACATAGCGGGATTTTTCAGTGTTTGGAACAACGCGACAAAAAAGACGTACGTAGAATTGTTTTAACTGCTTCCGGAGGACCTCTTTATAGAATGAGCATGGATGAGCTACGATCCGTGAGTATCGAAAAAGTACTGAAGCATCCTGTTTGGTCTATGGGTAAGAAGGTAACTGTAGATTCTTCGACTTTAGTCAATAAAGGTTTAGAGATTATAGAAGCTTATTGGTTGTTTGGATTTGATGTGTCTTCAATTGATGCCATAGTACATCCGCAAAGTGTTATTCATGGATTAATTGAGTTGATAGACGGTTCCGTTATAGCTCAAATGAGTAAACCCAGTATGATTTATCCCATACAATATGCGCTTACTTGGCCTAAAAGATCTTCCGGAATGTTTCATGTTTTTGATTTTCTAAAACATGGAACCCTGGAATTCTTCCCCTTGGACGATGTTAAGTTTCCTTCAATAGCTCTTGCTAAAGAAGTTTTAAAGCTTAAAAAAAGTTTCGCTTGTTGTTATAATGCGGCCAATGAGATTTTGGTCCAAAGATTTTTAAATGAGGAGATTGGATGGATAGATATCTCCGAAAAGCTTTGCGATATTGTGATATCGCACAAGCCTCATGATATTTCTTCAATTGAAGATGTTATTGAAGTAGATCGTAACGTAAGGCAGGAAGCCGTCACAAAATAA
- a CDS encoding metal ABC transporter permease encodes MINPYYGTDLLTFFRVLFFRVISGGIFHKPLYIDELQIIIFSGLALSGALVGTFLTLKKMTMFANAVSHTVLLGLCVAFFFVSGLDLTITSLMLTALSTAVLTGVLVRLLVDYFKIQIDTGIAFIFCFLFALGLVVLVFLTGNVHIGIDLIMGNSDVLIFEDLIHVWMAFLLNVLILATCFRGFLVISFDPSFARLSGFPLKFFEHLIMFQISLNLIVSFKATGVLMALSFLIMPQLIVKPFIKSVRQMIVASACLGLMTAFLSPAVSRYFLTWSGTGLSTAGLTVIIFFFFYVCSLLFCSFQRKKIRGIESSY; translated from the coding sequence GTGATTAACCCTTATTACGGAACCGATCTGCTCACTTTTTTTCGGGTTTTATTTTTTCGGGTTATCAGCGGCGGTATTTTTCATAAACCTCTCTATATAGACGAATTGCAAATTATTATATTTTCGGGACTGGCCTTATCGGGAGCTTTGGTAGGAACCTTTTTGACTTTAAAGAAAATGACTATGTTTGCCAATGCTGTCTCGCACACGGTTTTATTGGGTTTGTGCGTGGCATTTTTTTTCGTCTCCGGACTTGATTTAACGATTACGTCTCTTATGCTGACCGCTTTGAGTACGGCGGTATTAACAGGAGTGCTCGTTAGATTATTGGTTGATTATTTTAAGATTCAAATCGATACCGGTATAGCTTTCATATTTTGTTTTCTTTTCGCTTTAGGGTTGGTTGTGTTGGTTTTTTTAACTGGAAACGTTCATATCGGTATTGATTTGATTATGGGTAATTCCGATGTTTTGATTTTCGAAGATCTTATTCACGTTTGGATGGCTTTTTTGCTCAACGTGCTCATATTGGCCACCTGTTTCAGAGGTTTTTTGGTTATTTCTTTCGATCCGTCATTCGCTCGTTTAAGCGGTTTCCCCCTAAAATTTTTCGAACATCTGATTATGTTTCAAATTTCCTTGAATTTGATTGTATCCTTTAAGGCTACCGGAGTTTTGATGGCATTATCTTTTTTAATTATGCCTCAACTTATAGTTAAACCTTTTATTAAGTCTGTACGACAAATGATCGTGGCTTCTGCTTGCTTAGGATTGATGACGGCGTTTTTATCTCCGGCGGTCTCAAGGTACTTTTTGACATGGTCCGGAACCGGTCTGTCTACCGCAGGATTAACTGTGATAATTTTCTTTTTCTTTTATGTTTGTTCTCTATTGTTTTGCTCTTTTCAAAGAAAAAAAATTCGTGGAATAGAATCTTCTTATTGA